Within Mytilus edulis chromosome 10, xbMytEdul2.2, whole genome shotgun sequence, the genomic segment TAAAGATTTGAATCAACAAATACAAAACTATATTTCtaaaacagtaataaaaaaaatataaccacacAGTTTTCTTCATGTAGGTGATAAGTTTAGCATATATTCACTGAGTTTATTCCAGCCTCAGTAATTTTGCATTTTACATAAAACCTAGACCTATTTTttcttctatcatgtctatataatACTATCTATGGTGGCCAAAGTCACCAATATAAATTGATGTGAAGATTTTTAACATCACAACTATCTATTTATCATCCCCATACTTTAATTAGTAAACCATTTCTCATCAGATAAGAAAAACTGTTATATAATAATTACTTTGGTATGCTTTAATAGCgcagaaaaaaatagattgtacCTTAACATcccattttagattgattttcaaattgaaattgcATGGAAGATCTGATTGTGATCTAATTGCTATGTCAATTATTACTAGCCCATGGTTCTTTGCGTCACTTCTTTCATGTTTATACAACCAAACTTGTATCAGTGCGAATATTTGATAACTGATATTCTTGcaattggtccgagaccacaattgtcgtcccttgatttttgttgttcacgaatatagtccctagtgttgaaagtgggttacttgccattaatttttataccccttccaaatttatttctccatgtttaatgcctcaaattacaagtaggggggtgaaattacactgtaaaaaaatttggtccagaattttaaaggaaagtagtgatttggtccaggtgaaaaaggttgaaaattagtactttcggaagctgtcaaaagatttcaagacgccctaaacataaaattgtccatattttgagttacagacgatgaagttttctataattttgatataatttgtcccaaaagtagtacaacacgcCGCAGTGAGTGActataaaagtttctttgagaaagcgcaagtgggattttttttattttcatttatgatctaaaagaaatgcactacgaaataattgtggtctcggaccaattgGGCAGTTCAAATTTGTTATTTATGAATATAAGagataatttataaaatagcactgcagattttaaaacaaaaaattctaGGTTTAAGTTGGTAattcaatataattaaaattaaatctgttAATTGCTCCCATTCAGAAACCAAAAGGGAGTAGAATAGATTAAAATATAACCAAAAACAAGCTGTTTCactaaattctaaaatttatggTACCCAACATGTGtcctaaataaaattaaaatttgactCAGCTCTGTCATAAAACTTTAATTAACACATGCATTTATTAGTTTGGATGTcatattgatattataattaaacaacacaaattaactttgaccattgaaatTTACACAGAATTCTTCATTAAATGCTAACAAGACATGTAAGGAAAACTAAATTGGAAACTACATTTATGAAGCAGTTAGATCTTTTTGATCATATATATGCATGcttgttgaatatttaaattaaaaaaatctttgaagaaGCAAACCCAATTATTGAATACATGATGAAAGTTATGGTTAAATGGGTAGAGAGTTAAATGTAGTTTAATGGGGAAgttattgttttaattgtaagTGTTTATAATTGTATGTTTTtaaaagcatttttcaatttataaaatttgttgcAGAGTATAAACATGATAGATTTCTACAGCTCATTTGATTACAAAGTCTCTAACGGTCACATGCTAGAAGTATATTTATTGATAAAGTGCATGTATTAATGCAGTAGCATATAATTATTGATAGTTTCAATGTTAGTTTTGATTCACCTATGAAATGTTTCATCAAGCTTGAAAATCAATgtgttattttttgtaaataaatttgcaATTTAAATTAGAATACAAAATCTTCAATCTTTTCTAAAAATGTTTGATTAAATTCTCAGCTCATATTGCCTTTTTTTGTGCTGATGCAGCATAAAGAAAtcactaatcaattaatcaactatatatttgttaaaagatttttacaaatttttagatACTCCAGTCTTCACGCCGAGAggcagcccaggcttgtaaaattgctctcgggcctgtaaaaatcacaGAATCTAacaagaaatttttttaaattgagttacgggcctgtagatttaacaGTTCACTGTGAAGACTGTACTGTAGATTCTTTTAATTTGATACGGTGCGCATGGGTACTTATTTAAGGGATTGCAGAAAACTTGCCTTTTCAAAGATATTCAATTTTGTGGCAGTGGCAAAGTTTGCATACATTTCTTTAGAGAGTTTTTAATTCGTTATACATTTGACTTTGTGGTTCCATGTATGGGCCAGTACCAACGAAATCAGTTAAAATTGGTTTCCAACAAATTTTAATGAATCCGCAGTAAGTTATgatatgtttgacatttttactgagttatttttgtttttcaggtAAAAGATCGCCAAAATTTACCCAGAGAACCTTAGAAGATACTTTAAAGTTAGTTAGAGGGTCATCGTCAGGGAGACATAGTGCTAAACATCAGACATCACCGTACAGCACCCAACTGTTTAGTACCGATCCTCTGAACAAACCGTATGTTAATAAATACTCAGGGTCATATCATCAAACACCAGAGAAACAAAATGATAACAGCAATGCAAATTACCTTCATAATAATAGTTTACGGAACTTGAACAGTAGCCGTAATTTGTTCGAACAGCAACTGGAACAGCACCAACAGCTTCTTGTGGAACAGCAACAAAGGACATTGAATGAATTCAATGATGCAATTAAAAATGAGATTGCTAGCGACAGAAGTGTGCAAGGGGTTGATGTGGAGTACGGGCATCAGAATTTACCTCGGTCTGAAAGTCTAGATAGTCTTGATAGTCTGGAGAATTCGGAAGATTCGATAAGACAGAATTGTGATTTAACATATAATCAAAATCAAAGTGAGGCTAACGGGGATCAAGagtttataaatagatatagtaCAAAAAATGAACTCGGTTATATGAATGGTCATCAGGCTGTTGGACGCTCTCCTGTAAATATTGTTGCGCCACaaataaattgtcaaaatatacaAAATCAGCTAGTAAGTGATCAGTATGAAAATAGTAAAAATGACAGATATAGTGGCTATCAAGCTAATGGTAGGATTGATTCTTATGATGTCAGCCAGAATGGAGTTAATGATGTGACAAAGACACAAACAGCTGCCAATCGTCCAAAAGTACAGCTGCGAGCATGGGCCACACCCTCTCCTGTTGATTCAAGCCATAGACAGCCACCACAACAGGAACCAGTCTCTCAGAACTCCCAGAGAATGGTTACTAATGCTAGTTTGTATACACAACGAAATACCATGACAACTGTTACCACAACAACTGCCTATGCCAGAGGTACTAGTAATGCAGGGCAACAGTATGCTCAAagcaatataaatacaaatgggGAACCAGATGCCTCTGCTATGACAAATGGATCAGGACTGCCTCATCCACAAGTTATggtctttaaaaaacaaaatgaaggCCGAACAACACAACCAAGTAAAAATATGGAATTTTTAGAAACCGTTACTAATGGTTACGGTAGTGAAAGAAGTGAcctttatgaaaataatataaatggaGACTTCCAAGGAGAGCCTCCTTCTGATTCAAATACAGTTGTTCCTAAAGAGCCTCCACCTAGCCGTGTACCACGGCCAGTCACTGTTGTAAAGAAAGTTATTCCAAGTAAACAAATTGCTGTTCCAAGTGCTCCATCGATGACTCCTCCAAACAATATAAATCAGACAATAGTGAATGCTAAAACAACATCTACACCAGTATCACAACCGATTAAGGTTTTGTCAGTTTCAAAAGTAGATAATAAAGAAAATGAACCAAAACAAACATACCTAAATAATGAAAACACGCCAAAACTACAGGTACTTCCTGGAGGTAAATTAACAGTTTTACCAGACAAACCTGTCATGCCTGCACGACAAGCTGTAGGACAACCACAGCAGACGACAGCTAAGCAAGTGTTGTATGCTCCACCACAGAAATCAAAAGATGATAGTGAATTAGAAACCATTTCAAaggcaaaattaaaagaaatggaaTCTGGAGTTGTGAAAAGTATACTTAAAAGACCTGCTACCTGTAAACTACCAACGTCTGGGACTATAAAAAGGGCAGGGTCAACAGGAAGCATGAACATTAAGGACAGTTTAGAGGTGGCCAAATCACAAATGAttcatgaaaaagaaaaacaaactaagGTTTGTATAGTATTTATGAGGGGCGTAAAGGGGGGTATTTGCAGGGAAGAatgcgaaataaaattgccatttcacgatgaatgAACAATTAAAGATGTGTTGAACGTTGAGCCTATTATCGATTTCTCGAAACACAGTGAATAACGAACCTTCATCACGGctgcatgtgaaataaaaatggcaaaacatgttgcacgaaaataaccctttaccacacTCATTTATAATAATGGGAGGAGTAAAGATCTTTTGGTTAACCATTAATATTGCTTAACTAGACTTGTCAGAAAATGTTCATTTGAAATAGATCCCTTGTAACTAATTTTATGTGCAAGTTATGCCCTATctgaagacttgttggtgaccttctggtattgtctgttctatggttgggttgttgccAATTGTGCTTACATTGTATCTGGTTAATAATGTTTCTGattataatattgtgtattttaGCCAAAGAAGAAGAGTGTTAGATTTGCTGGTGTAGAATACTCTGATGAGGTGGAGGAAGAAACAGAAGAGGAAGACAAATTATTCACTAAACGCATTTCAGGTAcatgtttttttacattaaaaagtaaaaaattactAAACATGTCTTAGAAGAGTTACAATGATCTTATAAAGttacaataaaataacaaatcttgaaaaacattaaaaacttaCCTCATCCTAGTAATAGATTTCTGAAGCAGTCAATTAGATTAATATTTATTGATTATacttctcttttttttaattttagtaaaaattaCTCCAAAGAAGAGGCCATTTTCTGCAAAACCAAATTTACAAACAACTGAAACAGAGATCACACATAAATCCCAGGGGAGAGCTGGGAGTGCATCAGTGCTTTCTCAGAAACACAAATCAACAATACGTCCACAAGCAGCTGCTCATATTATTACCCATAATACTTTGAAGGAAAATACCCAACCAGAGAAAAGAATATCTGTTGTGAACAACAACTTCATGTCCAAAGTACCAGTATCAAGTGTAGCCAAGGGTTTGGTATCACAATTTCAGCCTGTATCATCTGAAATAACTATGTACACTGTACCAGGTGCTAGATTAAATTATGCTGTATCAGCATCTAATTATCCAGTGGCATCAACGATGGTTACATCTCAGAAACAGGAAGTTACTCCAAACGGACACTACCAACAGCCAATGATGAGTGGGTCAACTCCAGCACAAGGATTAACGAACGGTATTTATCAAGAAGGGCCAGTTTACGATGAGAATGGTATGAGAATCGACAGGACCCCCACAGACGATGAGATTAATTTCTTATGGGACAAAGTAAGAACGTGTTTACATAGGACACCAGCACCTAATAACAGTCCTACATCTGATCCTGTTAAACCACCTTTCTTCGATCAGCCTGTTTCACGGCAGGCAGCACACGTTTCACATACAATTATTGATGGAGCTGCTCTTGGACAAATAGCCAATCAGACTCGTGTTTCTAGTTACAACACAACAAATCCTACAACCTCAGGTAGAAAAAGTGTTGATCTGAACGGCTATCAGAGAAGATATGGTCTGTTACAGAGACAGAAACAACAGAATCCTAACAGTCTGAGTAAAAATAACCAACAACAAAGGGAGATGATTACGTACCACGGTCCAATGGCCAGTAATCAGGAACCACAACAAGGAAACCCACAGTTTCAGCCTCGACAAGACAGTAAGAAAATGTTTTCActgattttttgaattttggtgttTAAACcactttaaatatgaaaaaaatgatgtggtataattgtcaatgagacaactctccacaagagaccaagtaacacagaaattaacattataggtcactgtaaggccttcaacaatgaacgaaGCCCTTactgcatattcagctataataaatgtaaaacaattcaaacgagaaaaactaacagcctaattatgtacaaaataatgagaaaaaaataatatttaacaacaaccactgaagcaTGCATACTTCGTAACAAGTTTATAATTGGTTGTTGAAGCCAAAATACAAAGGGTAACCATGACTTTCAATACAAAATCAAGCAATCCTAGACAATTTAGCTCTTTAATTTGAACACACTTTGGTTAAGTTTTGGATAGATAAACTTTCCtttcttttaatattatttt encodes:
- the LOC139491945 gene encoding centrosomal protein of 126 kDa-like isoform X3, with product MLAGAYSKTFRQIEQQQVEHLKQMAVNGEDDALSRAKKLQNETNRRRKAQAVKRKLEAQREEKRRQNILNKRSEEQRQATEKFQRSHISSRPSSKNSNSSHSGKRSPKFTQRTLEDTLKLVRGSSSGRHSAKHQTSPYSTQLFSTDPLNKPYVNKYSGSYHQTPEKQNDNSNANYLHNNSLRNLNSSRNLFEQQLEQHQQLLVEQQQRTLNEFNDAIKNEIASDRSVQGVDVEYGHQNLPRSESLDSLDSLENSEDSIRQNCDLTYNQNQSEANGDQEFINRYSTKNELGYMNGHQAVGRSPVNIVAPQINCQNIQNQLVSDQYENSKNDRYSGYQANGRIDSYDVSQNGVNDVTKTQTAANRPKVQLRAWATPSPVDSSHRQPPQQEPVSQNSQRMVTNASLYTQRNTMTTVTTTTAYARGTSNAGQQYAQSNINTNGEPDASAMTNGSGLPHPQVMVFKKQNEGRTTQPSKNMEFLETVTNGYGSERSDLYENNINGDFQGEPPSDSNTVVPKEPPPSRVPRPVTVVKKVIPSKQIAVPSAPSMTPPNNINQTIVNAKTTSTPVSQPIKVLSVSKVDNKENEPKQTYLNNENTPKLQVLPGGKLTVLPDKPVMPARQAVGQPQQTTAKQVLYAPPQKSKDDSELETISKAKLKEMESGVVKSILKRPATCKLPTSGTIKRAGSTGSMNIKDSLEVAKSQMIHEKEKQTKPKKKSVRFAGVEYSDEVEEETEEEDKLFTKRISVKITPKKRPFSAKPNLQTTETEITHKSQGRAGSASVLSQKHKSTIRPQAAAHIITHNTLKENTQPEKRISVVNNNFMSKVPVSSVAKGLVSQFQPVSSEITMYTVPGARLNYAVSASNYPVASTMVTSQKQEVTPNGHYQQPMMSGSTPAQGLTNGIYQEGPVYDENGMRIDRTPTDDEINFLWDKVRTCLHRTPAPNNSPTSDPVKPPFFDQPVSRQAAHVSHTIIDGAALGQIANQTRVSSYNTTNPTTSGRKSVDLNGYQRRYGLLQRQKQQNPNSLSKNNQQQREMITYHGPMASNQEPQQGNPQFQPRQDTADSMTAFLMAEQLAQQSMSESQMHHAINDVQSNPISANRPAANVPSALSIEERRLLESLDKLNDQLKISEFPGPLPQQAPPPPQPVQQAVPHHYVHPPNYTSAYSMYNTNAGGFRGHHPIQHKRNSAGQRKMSPTIQNFRFS
- the LOC139491945 gene encoding centrosomal protein of 126 kDa-like isoform X4 — translated: MNNNGFVKIRFPKCINEMMEKSDQKMRMHLSLTDTTGVPIQHNLTNLIKSVGFIERLPEYSSHILRAQAVKRKLEAQREEKRRQNILNKRSEEQRQATEKFQRSHISSRPSSKNSNSSHSGKRSPKFTQRTLEDTLKLVRGSSSGRHSAKHQTSPYSTQLFSTDPLNKPYVNKYSGSYHQTPEKQNDNSNANYLHNNSLRNLNSSRNLFEQQLEQHQQLLVEQQQRTLNEFNDAIKNEIASDRSVQGVDVEYGHQNLPRSESLDSLDSLENSEDSIRQNCDLTYNQNQSEANGDQEFINRYSTKNELGYMNGHQAVGRSPVNIVAPQINCQNIQNQLVSDQYENSKNDRYSGYQANGRIDSYDVSQNGVNDVTKTQTAANRPKVQLRAWATPSPVDSSHRQPPQQEPVSQNSQRMVTNASLYTQRNTMTTVTTTTAYARGTSNAGQQYAQSNINTNGEPDASAMTNGSGLPHPQVMVFKKQNEGRTTQPSKNMEFLETVTNGYGSERSDLYENNINGDFQGEPPSDSNTVVPKEPPPSRVPRPVTVVKKVIPSKQIAVPSAPSMTPPNNINQTIVNAKTTSTPVSQPIKVLSVSKVDNKENEPKQTYLNNENTPKLQVLPGGKLTVLPDKPVMPARQAVGQPQQTTAKQVLYAPPQKSKDDSELETISKAKLKEMESGVVKSILKRPATCKLPTSGTIKRAGSTGSMNIKDSLEVAKSQMIHEKEKQTKPKKKSVRFAGVEYSDEVEEETEEEDKLFTKRISVKITPKKRPFSAKPNLQTTETEITHKSQGRAGSASVLSQKHKSTIRPQAAAHIITHNTLKENTQPEKRISVVNNNFMSKVPVSSVAKGLVSQFQPVSSEITMYTVPGARLNYAVSASNYPVASTMVTSQKQEVTPNGHYQQPMMSGSTPAQGLTNGIYQEGPVYDENGMRIDRTPTDDEINFLWDKVRTCLHRTPAPNNSPTSDPVKPPFFDQPVSRQAAHVSHTIIDGAALGQIANQTRVSSYNTTNPTTSGRKSVDLNGYQRRYGLLQRQKQQNPNSLSKNNQQQREMITYHGPMASNQEPQQGNPQFQPRQDTADSMTAFLMAEQLAQQSMSESQMHHAINDVQSNPISANRPAANVPSALSIEERRLLESLDKLNDQLKISEFPGPLPQQAPPPPQPVQQAVPHHYVHPPNYTSAYSMYNTNRHRRK
- the LOC139491945 gene encoding centrosomal protein of 126 kDa-like isoform X1 — its product is MNNNGFVKIRFPKCINEMMEKSDQKMRMHLSLTDTTGVPIQHNLTNLIKSVGFIERLPEYSSHILRAQAVKRKLEAQREEKRRQNILNKRSEEQRQATEKFQRSHISSRPSSKNSNSSHSGKRSPKFTQRTLEDTLKLVRGSSSGRHSAKHQTSPYSTQLFSTDPLNKPYVNKYSGSYHQTPEKQNDNSNANYLHNNSLRNLNSSRNLFEQQLEQHQQLLVEQQQRTLNEFNDAIKNEIASDRSVQGVDVEYGHQNLPRSESLDSLDSLENSEDSIRQNCDLTYNQNQSEANGDQEFINRYSTKNELGYMNGHQAVGRSPVNIVAPQINCQNIQNQLVSDQYENSKNDRYSGYQANGRIDSYDVSQNGVNDVTKTQTAANRPKVQLRAWATPSPVDSSHRQPPQQEPVSQNSQRMVTNASLYTQRNTMTTVTTTTAYARGTSNAGQQYAQSNINTNGEPDASAMTNGSGLPHPQVMVFKKQNEGRTTQPSKNMEFLETVTNGYGSERSDLYENNINGDFQGEPPSDSNTVVPKEPPPSRVPRPVTVVKKVIPSKQIAVPSAPSMTPPNNINQTIVNAKTTSTPVSQPIKVLSVSKVDNKENEPKQTYLNNENTPKLQVLPGGKLTVLPDKPVMPARQAVGQPQQTTAKQVLYAPPQKSKDDSELETISKAKLKEMESGVVKSILKRPATCKLPTSGTIKRAGSTGSMNIKDSLEVAKSQMIHEKEKQTKPKKKSVRFAGVEYSDEVEEETEEEDKLFTKRISVKITPKKRPFSAKPNLQTTETEITHKSQGRAGSASVLSQKHKSTIRPQAAAHIITHNTLKENTQPEKRISVVNNNFMSKVPVSSVAKGLVSQFQPVSSEITMYTVPGARLNYAVSASNYPVASTMVTSQKQEVTPNGHYQQPMMSGSTPAQGLTNGIYQEGPVYDENGMRIDRTPTDDEINFLWDKVRTCLHRTPAPNNSPTSDPVKPPFFDQPVSRQAAHVSHTIIDGAALGQIANQTRVSSYNTTNPTTSGRKSVDLNGYQRRYGLLQRQKQQNPNSLSKNNQQQREMITYHGPMASNQEPQQGNPQFQPRQDTADSMTAFLMAEQLAQQSMSESQMHHAINDVQSNPISANRPAANVPSALSIEERRLLESLDKLNDQLKISEFPGPLPQQAPPPPQPVQQAVPHHYVHPPNYTSAYSMYNTNAGGFRGHHPIQHKRNSAGQRKMSPTIQNFRFS
- the LOC139491945 gene encoding centrosomal protein of 126 kDa-like isoform X6, with product MNNNGFVKIRFPKCINEMMEKSDQKMRMHLSLTDTTGVPIQHNLTNLIKSVGFIERLPEYSSHILRAQAVKRKLEAQREEKRRQNILNKRSEEQRQATEKFQRSHISSRPSSKNSNSSHSGKRSPKFTQRTLEDTLKLVRGSSSGRHSAKHQTSPYSTQLFSTDPLNKPYVNKYSGSYHQTPEKQNDNSNANYLHNNSLRNLNSSRNLFEQQLEQHQQLLVEQQQRTLNEFNDAIKNEIASDRSVQGVDVEYGHQNLPRSESLDSLDSLENSEDSIRQNCDLTYNQNQSEANGDQEFINRYSTKNELGYMNGHQAVGRSPVNIVAPQINCQNIQNQLVSDQYENSKNDRYSGYQANGRIDSYDVSQNGVNDVTKTQTAANRPKVQLRAWATPSPVDSSHRQPPQQEPVSQNSQRMVTNASLYTQRNTMTTVTTTTAYARGTSNAGQQYAQSNINTNGEPDASAMTNGSGLPHPQVMVFKKQNEGRTTQPSKNMEFLETVTNGYGSERSDLYENNINGDFQGEPPSDSNTVVPKEPPPSRVPRPVTVVKKVIPSKQIAVPSAPSMTPPNNINQTIVNAKTTSTPVSQPIKVLSVSKVDNKENEPKQTYLNNENTPKLQVLPGGKLTVLPDKPVMPARQAVGQPQQTTAKQVLYAPPQKSKDDSELETISKAKLKEMESGVVKSILKRPATCKLPTSGTIKRAGSTGSMNIKDSLEVAKSQMIHEKEKQTKPKKKSVRFAGVEYSDEVEEETEEEDKLFTKRISVKITPKKRPFSAKPNLQTTETEITHKSQGRAGSASVLSQKHKSTIRPQAAAHIITHNTLKENTQPEKRISVVNNNFMSKVPVSSVAKGLVSQFQPVSSEITMYTVPGARLNYAVSASNYPVASTMVTSQKQEVTPNGHYQQPMMSGSTPAQGLTNGIYQEGPVYDENGMRIDRTPTDDEINFLWDKVRTCLHRTPAPNNSPTSDPVKPPFFDQPVSRQAAHVSHTIIDGAALGQIANQTRVSSYNTTNPTTSGRKSVDLNGYQRRYGLLQRQKQQNPNSLSKNNQQQREMITYHGPMASNQEPQQGNPQFQPRQDTADSMTAFLMAEQLAQQSMSESQMHHAINDVQSNPISANRPAANVPSALSIEERRLLESLDKLNDQLKISEFPGPLPQQAPPPPQPVQQAVPHHYVHRHRRK
- the LOC139491945 gene encoding centrosomal protein of 126 kDa-like isoform X2, which codes for MNNNGFVKIRFPKCINEMMEKSDQKMRMHLSLTDTTGVPIQHNLTNLIKSVGFIERLPEYSSHILRAQAVKRKLEAQREEKRRQNILNKRSEEQRQATEKFQRSHISSRPSSKNSNSSHSGKRSPKFTQRTLEDTLKLVRGSSSGRHSAKHQTSPYSTQLFSTDPLNKPYVNKYSGSYHQTPEKQNDNSNANYLHNNSLRNLNSSRNLFEQQLEQHQQLLVEQQQRTLNEFNDAIKNEIASDRSVQGVDVEYGHQNLPRSESLDSLDSLENSEDSIRQNCDLTYNQNQSEANGDQEFINRYSTKNELGYMNGHQAVGRSPVNIVAPQINCQNIQNQLVSDQYENSKNDRYSGYQANGRIDSYDVSQNGVNDVTKTQTAANRPKVQLRAWATPSPVDSSHRQPPQQEPVSQNSQRMVTNASLYTQRNTMTTVTTTTAYARGTSNAGQQYAQSNINTNGEPDASAMTNGSGLPHPQVMVFKKQNEGRTTQPSKNMEFLETVTNGYGSERSDLYENNINGDFQGEPPSDSNTVVPKEPPPSRVPRPVTVVKKVIPSKQIAVPSAPSMTPPNNINQTIVNAKTTSTPVSQPIKVLSVSKVDNKENEPKQTYLNNENTPKLQVLPGGKLTVLPDKPVMPARQAVGQPQQTTAKQVLYAPPQKSKDDSELETISKAKLKEMESGVVKSILKRPATCKLPTSGTIKRAGSTGSMNIKDSLEVAKSQMIHEKEKQTKPKKKSVRFAGVEYSDEVEEETEEEDKLFTKRISVKITPKKRPFSAKPNLQTTETEITHKSQGRAGSASVLSQKHKSTIRPQAAAHIITHNTLKENTQPEKRISVVNNNFMSKVPVSSVAKGLVSQFQPVSSEITMYTVPGARLNYAVSASNYPVASTMVTSQKQEVTPNGHYQQPMMSGSTPAQGLTNGIYQEGPVYDENGMRIDRTPTDDEINFLWDKVRTCLHRTPAPNNSPTSDPVKPPFFDQPVSRQAAHVSHTIIDGAALGQIANQTRVSSYNTTNPTTSGRKSVDLNGYQRRYGLLQRQKQQNPNSLSKNNQQQREMITYHGPMASNQEPQQGNPQFQPRQDTADSMTAFLMAEQLAQQSMSESQMHHAINDVQSNPISANRPAANVPSALSIEERRLLESLDKLNDQLKISEFPGPLPQQAPPPPQPVQQAVPHHYVHAGGFRGHHPIQHKRNSAGQRKMSPTIQNFRFS
- the LOC139491945 gene encoding centrosomal protein of 126 kDa-like isoform X5 — protein: MLAGAYSKTFRQIEQQQVEHLKQMAVNGEDDALSRAKKLQNETNRRRKAQAVKRKLEAQREEKRRQNILNKRSEEQRQATEKFQRSHISSRPSSKNSNSSHSGKRSPKFTQRTLEDTLKLVRGSSSGRHSAKHQTSPYSTQLFSTDPLNKPYVNKYSGSYHQTPEKQNDNSNANYLHNNSLRNLNSSRNLFEQQLEQHQQLLVEQQQRTLNEFNDAIKNEIASDRSVQGVDVEYGHQNLPRSESLDSLDSLENSEDSIRQNCDLTYNQNQSEANGDQEFINRYSTKNELGYMNGHQAVGRSPVNIVAPQINCQNIQNQLVSDQYENSKNDRYSGYQANGRIDSYDVSQNGVNDVTKTQTAANRPKVQLRAWATPSPVDSSHRQPPQQEPVSQNSQRMVTNASLYTQRNTMTTVTTTTAYARGTSNAGQQYAQSNINTNGEPDASAMTNGSGLPHPQVMVFKKQNEGRTTQPSKNMEFLETVTNGYGSERSDLYENNINGDFQGEPPSDSNTVVPKEPPPSRVPRPVTVVKKVIPSKQIAVPSAPSMTPPNNINQTIVNAKTTSTPVSQPIKVLSVSKVDNKENEPKQTYLNNENTPKLQVLPGGKLTVLPDKPVMPARQAVGQPQQTTAKQVLYAPPQKSKDDSELETISKAKLKEMESGVVKSILKRPATCKLPTSGTIKRAGSTGSMNIKDSLEVAKSQMIHEKEKQTKPKKKSVRFAGVEYSDEVEEETEEEDKLFTKRISVKITPKKRPFSAKPNLQTTETEITHKSQGRAGSASVLSQKHKSTIRPQAAAHIITHNTLKENTQPEKRISVVNNNFMSKVPVSSVAKGLVSQFQPVSSEITMYTVPGARLNYAVSASNYPVASTMVTSQKQEVTPNGHYQQPMMSGSTPAQGLTNGIYQEGPVYDENGMRIDRTPTDDEINFLWDKVRTCLHRTPAPNNSPTSDPVKPPFFDQPVSRQAAHVSHTIIDGAALGQIANQTRVSSYNTTNPTTSGRKSVDLNGYQRRYGLLQRQKQQNPNSLSKNNQQQREMITYHGPMASNQEPQQGNPQFQPRQDTADSMTAFLMAEQLAQQSMSESQMHHAINDVQSNPISANRPAANVPSALSIEERRLLESLDKLNDQLKISEFPGPLPQQAPPPPQPVQQAVPHHYVHAGGFRGHHPIQHKRNSAGQRKMSPTIQNFRFS